One Desertifilum tharense IPPAS B-1220 genomic window, TAAACAGTTGGCGACCCAAAGAGTTCTTGGGTAGCATCCCTTTGATGGCTTGTTCGATAATCCGTTCGGGGATGCGAGCTTGCAGTTTAGCAAAGGTTTCGGTTTTCATCCCGCCAGGACGACCGGAGTGACGGCGATACAGTTTTTGGGTGCGTTTTTTCCCGGTGACTGCAATTTTCTCAGCGTTGATCACAATTACAAAGTCGCCAACATCCATGTGGGGGGTGAAGGTGGGTTTGTTTTTGCCGCGCAGAACGTTAGCAACTTCGCTGGCCAAACGACCTAGGCGTTGACCTTCAGCATCGACAACGTACCAATTACGTTCGATGGTGTCTACAGGGGGTAGGTATGTCTTGTTCATCGGAGGTTAAAAAGAGTAACAGCTAGGGGTTAAAGATTAACAGCTTTTAAGTCTGAGGCTTGCGGTAAGAGAAATTGGGGTTGACTGTCAAACCAGATTTCTGGCGGAAAGGGAGATTGGGGATAACCCACGCGCAAAAAGCACAGACCCTGAGCGGGCGCGGCATATTTTACCAGATCGCGCCGTTCTTCTGTCCAGATGGATTGAAAGTCTGTTGGCGATCGCACTTTTCGCCCCACTTCCACTAACAGGCCCACCAGCAACCGCATCATGCCATATAAAAAACCGTTAGCCTGCACTTC contains:
- the rplM gene encoding 50S ribosomal protein L13; amino-acid sequence: MNKTYLPPVDTIERNWYVVDAEGQRLGRLASEVANVLRGKNKPTFTPHMDVGDFVIVINAEKIAVTGKKRTQKLYRRHSGRPGGMKTETFAKLQARIPERIIEQAIKGMLPKNSLGRQLFTKLKVYPGSAHPHEAQQPQTLEIKTIPGG